One Vigna unguiculata cultivar IT97K-499-35 chromosome 11, ASM411807v1, whole genome shotgun sequence DNA window includes the following coding sequences:
- the LOC114170118 gene encoding protein FAR1-RELATED SEQUENCE 5-like, translating to MEDDEQNNVMGLEDITLLHIEGGTRSVTQEHCNDDYHHSKHFDEVLCPYVGMIFESADEVKNYYREYAIKSGFGIRIRTSKKDVDNQMCYLKLVCSREGKCVSSIAPEMKTLPTQRKQCLARMTTVRKQDMWMISSVVDEHNHDVSPTKSRLIRGNRKLNMQVKRTLDLNDQAGVRINKSFRSLVYDAGGFENLQFVERDARNYIGKQRRALGKEGDGQALLNHFSTMRELNKDFFFEIDMDPDNRISNVFWADARSRVAFMEFGDVVSFDTTYLTNKYDMPFAPFVGVNHHGHSILLGCGLLSAKDSSTFVWLFRCWLRYMGNKSPEGIVTDQCKAMQNAIQMVFPNTRHRWCLWHIMKKLPKKLIGYTNYKEIKHTMKQLVYESSTAEDFESGWNNFIELYDLQLNEWLHTLFEERHRWVPCYLKCDFWAGMSTTQRSEGMNAFFDGFINSTTTLQQFVVQYDNALRSKAEKEYEADFSSLNTTIPYGSQSFIKRQFQEEYTHAKFGEVQNEFRCKMNCNVKNVAFDGIRTKYFVKEALIWKDESADKMHEIIFDPSTKDIECPCRLFEFRGILCRHSLMVLAQEDVRCVSQKYILGRWSKRIRRRHTLIRASYNTKKDEPNVKRYDFLYKKFYDIAEVACESQSGTDFLVDQLESLSKNASIRDAGATSLGAQKDMSSTPNTAVEHNNILSPAHVKRKGRPRGLRMQSTVEKIGKKKIRKAARKKACRDGISVHHGDLGTSTKQSTGAERHGRDINMELVCKENLLLDWLT from the exons ATGGAGGACGATGAACAAAACAACGTTATGGGTTTGGAGGACATAACTTTATTACACATAGAGGGGGGTACAAGAAGTGTGACTCAAGAGCACTGCAATGATGACTACCATCATTCAAAGCACTTTGATGAAGTTTTATGTCCATATGTTGGGATGATTTTTGAAAGTGCTGATGAAGTGAAGAATTATTACAGAGAGTACGCAATTAAATCGGGTTTTGGAATTAGAATAAGAACATCTAAAAAGGACGTTGACAACCAAATGTGTTACTTAAAGTTAGTTTGTTCCCGTGAGGGGAAATGTGTGTCTTCCATTGCACCTGAAATGAAGACTCTTCCAACACAAAGAAAGCAATGTCTAGCACGCATGACAACAGTTCGAAAGCAAGATATGTGGATGATTAGCAGTGTGGTAGATGAACATAACCATGACGTTAGTCCAACAAAATCCAGGCTTATTCGTGGGAATAGAAAGCTGAATATGCAAGTCAAAAGGACCCTTGACCTAAATGACCAAGCCGGTGTTCGCATTAATAAGAGCTTTCGGTCCTTGGTGTATGATGCAGGGggatttgaaaatttacaatttgTGGAACGAGACGCTAGGAACTACATTGGTAAGCAAAGACGTGCATTAGGGAAGGAAGGTGACGGACAAGCTTTGTTAAACCACTTTTCAACTATGAGGGAATTGAACAaagatttcttttttgaaattgaTATGGATCCAGATAATCGCATTAGCAACGTATTTTGGGCTGATGCTAGGAGTAGGGTTGCCTTTATGGAGTTTGGGGATGTTGTATCATTTGATACAACGTACTTAACCAATAAGTACGACATGCCATTTGCACCATTTGTTGGGGTTAATCACCATGGTCATTCAATCTTACTAGGTTGTGGACTTCTATCTGCAAAAGACAGTAGTACATTTGTGTGGCTATTTCGATGTTGGTTGCGATACATGGGAAATAAATCCCCTGAAGGCATTGTCACTGATCAGTGCAAGGCTATGCAAAATGCAATCCAAATGGTCTTCCCCAACACACGACATCGTTGGTGCCTTTGGCACATAATGAAGAAACTTCCCAAAAAATTGATTGGTTATACAAACTACAAGGAAATCAAGCATACCATGAAGCAATTGGTGTATGAATCATCTACTGCAGAGGATTTTGAGAGTGGATGGAATAATTTCATTGAACTGTATGACCTACAACTAAATGAATGGTTGCACACCCTATTTGAAGAAAGACATCGATGGGTGCCATGTTATTTGAAATGTGATTTTTGGGCTGGCATGTCGACAACACAAAGAAGTGAGGGGATGAACGCCTTCTTTGATGGGTTTATTAACTCTACAACCACACTCCAACAATTTGTGGTTCAATATGACAACGCCCTTCGTTCCAAGGCAGAGAAGGAGTACGAGGCGGACTTCAGTTCTCTTAATACTACCATTCCCTATGGATCTCAATCATTTATCAAGAGGCAATTTCAGGAGGAATACACTCATGCAAAATTTGGGGAAGTGCAAAACGAATTTCGGTGCAAAATGAACTGTAACGTGAAAAATGTTGCATTTGATGGGATTAggacaaaatattttgtcaaagAAGCTTTGATATGGAAAGATGAAAGTGCAGACAAGATGcatgaaattatatttgatcCTTCAACAAAAGACATTGAATGCCCTTGTCGACTGTTTGAGTTTAGAGGTATTCTTTGTCGACACAGCCTAATGGTCCTTGCACAAGAAGATGTTAGATGTGTTTCACAAAAGTATATTCTTGGTCGGTGGAGCAAACGGATACGTAGAAGGCATACTTTGATACGAGCATCATACAACACTAAGAAAGACGAACCAAATGTTAAGAGGTATGACTTTTTGTATAAGAAATTTTATGACATTGCTGAGGTTGCATGTGAAAGTCAAAGTGGAACAGACTTCCTTGTTGACCAACTGGAGTCGTTGTCAAAAAATGCATCCATAAGAGATGCGGGAGCAACTTCATTAGGGGCTCAAAAAGACATGTCTTCTACACCTAATACTGCGGTTGAACACAACAATATACTAAGCCCAGCCCATGTGAAAAGAAAGGGTCGACCACGAGGATTAAGGATGCAATCAACCGTTGAAAAGATTGGCAAAAAAAAGATACGTAAGGCTGCAAGGAAAAAAGCATGTAGGGATGGAATCTCAGTCCATCACGGTGACCTTGGGACTTCTACTAAACAATCTACTGGTGCAGAAAGGCATGGAAGAGATATAAACATG GAACTAGTTTGCAAAGAAAATCTACTTTTGGATTGGTTGACCTAA